A single Candidatus Sericytochromatia bacterium DNA region contains:
- a CDS encoding fumarylacetoacetate hydrolase family protein, whose product MSVSALSVSPSKILCIGRNYADHAAELGHDLPVEPLVFLKPTSALIGPGEAIVLPALSERVDFEGELALVIGRRCRHVAEEDAWGVIAGYTLINDVTARDLQKKDGQWARAKGFDTFAPCGPVVVPDLEVTDLELKTLVNGEVRQHARTSQLIFPIPRLIAHLSAFCTLEAGDLIATGTPSGVGPLQAGDIVEVWAAGIGTLRNPVVAETKV is encoded by the coding sequence GTGTCCGTCTCAGCCCTCTCCGTCTCACCCTCCAAGATTCTCTGCATCGGGCGCAATTACGCGGACCACGCGGCTGAACTGGGCCACGATCTTCCGGTGGAGCCGCTGGTGTTCCTGAAACCGACGAGCGCCCTGATTGGCCCCGGCGAAGCGATCGTGCTGCCGGCGCTCTCCGAACGGGTCGACTTCGAGGGGGAACTGGCCCTGGTGATCGGCCGTCGCTGTCGTCACGTGGCGGAAGAAGATGCCTGGGGAGTCATTGCGGGTTACACCCTGATCAATGACGTGACGGCCCGCGACTTGCAGAAGAAAGACGGCCAGTGGGCCCGCGCCAAAGGGTTCGATACCTTTGCGCCCTGCGGCCCTGTGGTCGTTCCCGACCTCGAGGTGACGGATCTTGAACTCAAAACGCTGGTGAATGGCGAAGTCCGGCAACACGCCCGCACCAGCCAGCTGATTTTTCCCATTCCGCGCCTGATTGCGCATCTCAGCGCTTTTTGCACCCTCGAAGCGGGCGATCTGATCGCGACCGGTACCCCCAGTGGCGTGGGGCCCTTGCAGGCCGGGGACATCGTGGAGGTCTGGGCAGCGGGAATCGGGACCCTGCGTAATCCGGTGGTGGCCGAAACAAAGGTCTGA
- a CDS encoding AAA family ATPase: MSFLPPAGWERWRDQIGEPGCFTFVGEPGAGKSTCLAAAANLLAERGEACVSFTPSASAPPYGLMEQIWRWASLQAPVACAAIPRPLQSLMASLWPWSFPQVSPFDEPGRLARVMPELLRRLLAEAAGGRRLHLLIDDWERVDLLSRDMLLDALQGPFSPLHVLLAAGEPVAEATPFRLEPFDLPRTERWLADVLADTPGPGLAERLWRVAGGNPGWMKEALSLMQASDADGDTLLGSVDSMIAATWNALNAGSKTIVALLALHGGHCSQDDWNRCEALLASDWPLDWEVLLRRRVVSEGEGQRRLALVWWVDWVLAHDAPAHLRHLAAEVARTWASVDAPPSMAFTIRIARMALRGDDHRLALVWAHRAAEAVARVGDFRSTLQLAQDGLAVVALHEPRALSSAEALALRFLEADAWRVMGRLDEAVGTYQDLLARETEPVQRARLLVSLGKCHQMGTQLGNAVEAFQAAVQALEGGPETEERARAQAALGRAQFMLGDREASRRAYQACLVEARRTGDLSREGGALAFLGKLAAEEPATLAEGLNLLEHALQLREQSGDVVGRIDSLQLLGHAHLMHGQAHEARQPLLQALELAREVTYHLEAALTCLNLALCDVEQGHWLGARQWLQAAREELATAQRSTYSGPLAFISSLVEAHLGDHYAGALEAAARELQTTANPYMKRFGHLYEASRNLYLGQFAAARQAAEEVVAGLERVGGGEERWKAWAVLAEARLLGGDRPAAELALSELQAVASDFGSFPVQAQLMRIEGLFAWGRGEQLQARRLWEEALPLARAADLSGLVIDLTLLLLLPGEPPPEGLDLGRLAEQAEAQGARAEQALLCLAGTRLPGQDPAAIEAAAEQGRLALRAFLAQLPSSALRASFLGHPLRRPLCELGSKDVALRQSQRPRQGEWLRSLAAQLLASERADDVWKHLHDGARDLVAAERLQILLPLPTGAWQRAMPDQDWPTAEAAMTWAQERQGPLVCEFSPEGAIPGQLVVLAVRGAASCHGQLALWRGGPDAAWSQEDLRGLKMLVAQAALALDTLQLDG, translated from the coding sequence ATGAGCTTTCTTCCCCCGGCGGGTTGGGAACGTTGGCGTGACCAGATCGGGGAGCCGGGCTGCTTCACCTTCGTGGGCGAGCCAGGCGCCGGCAAGTCGACCTGTCTGGCTGCGGCTGCAAACCTGCTGGCCGAGCGGGGGGAAGCCTGCGTCAGCTTCACGCCCAGTGCTTCCGCCCCGCCCTATGGCCTGATGGAGCAAATTTGGCGCTGGGCTTCGCTGCAGGCACCGGTCGCCTGCGCCGCCATCCCCCGCCCCCTGCAGAGCCTGATGGCATCGCTCTGGCCCTGGAGCTTTCCTCAGGTTTCTCCCTTCGACGAACCAGGTCGCCTCGCGCGCGTCATGCCGGAACTGCTGCGCCGCTTGCTGGCCGAGGCCGCGGGCGGACGTCGCCTTCACCTCTTGATCGACGATTGGGAACGGGTCGACCTGCTCAGCCGGGACATGCTGCTTGACGCGCTCCAGGGTCCCTTCTCCCCTTTGCACGTGTTGCTCGCAGCCGGCGAGCCGGTGGCGGAGGCTACCCCATTTCGCCTCGAACCCTTTGATCTGCCTCGCACCGAGCGTTGGTTGGCCGATGTGCTGGCCGACACACCGGGCCCCGGCCTCGCTGAGCGCCTGTGGCGGGTGGCGGGGGGAAACCCGGGCTGGATGAAGGAGGCGCTGTCGCTCATGCAGGCGAGCGACGCGGATGGGGACACGCTGCTGGGCTCGGTCGATTCCATGATCGCGGCCACCTGGAATGCCCTGAATGCCGGCTCAAAGACCATTGTCGCCCTGCTGGCACTGCACGGCGGCCATTGCAGCCAGGATGACTGGAACCGTTGCGAGGCCTTGCTCGCGTCGGATTGGCCGCTTGATTGGGAGGTCCTGTTGCGTCGTCGGGTGGTCTCCGAGGGGGAAGGGCAGCGCCGTCTTGCGCTGGTGTGGTGGGTGGATTGGGTGCTGGCCCATGACGCGCCCGCTCATCTTCGCCATCTGGCCGCCGAGGTGGCCCGCACCTGGGCTTCGGTCGATGCGCCTCCCAGCATGGCCTTTACCATCCGGATTGCCCGCATGGCCTTGCGGGGCGACGACCATCGCCTGGCGCTGGTCTGGGCCCATCGGGCTGCCGAGGCGGTGGCGCGGGTGGGTGATTTCCGATCCACGTTGCAGCTGGCTCAGGACGGTCTGGCTGTGGTGGCGCTTCACGAGCCCCGCGCCCTGAGCAGTGCCGAGGCTTTGGCGCTGCGCTTCCTGGAGGCTGACGCCTGGCGGGTCATGGGGCGCCTGGACGAGGCCGTGGGCACCTATCAGGACCTGCTGGCCCGCGAGACAGAGCCTGTCCAGCGGGCCCGGCTGCTGGTTTCGCTGGGCAAGTGTCATCAAATGGGAACTCAGCTGGGCAACGCGGTGGAGGCCTTTCAGGCCGCCGTACAGGCCCTGGAGGGTGGCCCGGAGACGGAGGAACGTGCCCGGGCTCAGGCGGCGCTCGGGCGAGCCCAGTTCATGCTCGGCGATCGGGAGGCCTCGCGTCGGGCCTACCAGGCCTGTCTCGTCGAAGCGCGTCGCACGGGGGACCTGTCCCGCGAAGGTGGCGCCCTGGCCTTTCTTGGAAAGCTGGCCGCCGAAGAGCCGGCGACGCTGGCCGAGGGCCTGAACCTGCTTGAACACGCGCTTCAGCTCCGGGAGCAATCGGGCGATGTGGTGGGGCGGATTGACTCTCTGCAGTTGCTGGGGCACGCGCACCTGATGCATGGCCAGGCCCACGAGGCCCGCCAGCCTCTGCTCCAGGCGCTGGAGCTCGCCCGGGAGGTCACCTATCACCTGGAGGCGGCTCTGACGTGTCTGAATCTGGCCCTCTGTGATGTGGAGCAGGGCCACTGGCTCGGCGCGCGTCAGTGGCTTCAAGCGGCACGCGAGGAACTGGCGACCGCGCAGCGCAGCACCTACTCAGGTCCCTTGGCCTTCATTTCCAGCCTGGTGGAGGCTCATCTCGGGGACCACTACGCGGGGGCATTGGAGGCGGCAGCACGCGAACTACAAACCACGGCCAACCCCTACATGAAGCGCTTCGGCCATCTGTATGAGGCCTCTCGTAACCTTTATCTCGGGCAGTTTGCGGCGGCGCGACAGGCCGCCGAGGAGGTGGTTGCGGGTCTGGAGCGGGTCGGCGGCGGGGAGGAACGCTGGAAGGCCTGGGCCGTTCTGGCCGAGGCGCGCCTGCTGGGGGGCGATCGCCCCGCGGCAGAGCTGGCGCTTTCGGAATTGCAGGCGGTGGCCTCAGACTTCGGCAGCTTCCCGGTTCAGGCACAGCTGATGCGCATCGAGGGCCTGTTTGCCTGGGGCCGGGGTGAGCAACTCCAGGCCCGCAGACTCTGGGAGGAGGCTTTGCCGCTCGCGCGGGCGGCCGACCTGAGCGGCCTGGTGATCGATCTGACCCTGTTGCTCCTGCTTCCAGGCGAGCCTCCCCCGGAGGGCCTGGACCTTGGACGCCTGGCCGAACAGGCGGAGGCCCAGGGCGCACGTGCCGAGCAAGCCTTGTTGTGCCTCGCCGGCACCCGGCTCCCGGGCCAGGACCCCGCGGCGATCGAGGCAGCTGCCGAGCAGGGCCGCCTGGCCTTGCGCGCGTTTCTCGCCCAATTGCCCAGCTCCGCACTGAGGGCCTCCTTTCTGGGCCATCCGTTGCGGCGCCCGCTGTGTGAGCTCGGCTCGAAAGACGTGGCCCTGCGCCAGTCGCAGCGACCGCGACAGGGCGAGTGGCTTCGCTCGCTGGCGGCCCAGTTGCTGGCCAGCGAGCGGGCGGATGATGTCTGGAAACATCTGCACGACGGAGCCCGGGACCTGGTTGCCGCCGAGCGCCTTCAAATTCTGCTGCCCTTGCCCACGGGGGCTTGGCAGCGTGCGATGCCTGACCAGGACTGGCCGACCGCAGAGGCTGCGATGACCTGGGCGCAGGAGCGGCAAGGCCCCCTGGTCTGTGAATTCAGTCCCGAAGGCGCCATCCCTGGGCAGCTGGTGGTCCTGGCGGTGCGTGGCGCCGCGAGCTGCCACGGGCAGCTGGCGCTCTGGCGAGGCGGGCCGGACGCCGCCTGGTCGCAGGAGGACCTGCGTGGGCTGAAGATGCTGGTCGCCCAGGCTGCGCTTGCCCTGGATACGCTCCAACTCGACGGTTGA
- a CDS encoding HNH endonuclease translates to MQVLVLSSTYQPLYTCGVERAIRLLYLGKAVSVKDSDEVMRSPSVIMRIPSAIRLLVKAVVHRYYDAMRPTRQAIFRRDGHVCQYCGTHANLTLDHVVPRAKGGKETWENLVAACVSCNNRKGDRRPEEVGMKLARVPKPPQALELSHDLWNKLMGW, encoded by the coding sequence ATGCAGGTTCTCGTTTTGAGTAGCACCTACCAACCGCTCTACACCTGCGGGGTGGAACGGGCGATCCGGCTCCTGTATCTGGGGAAAGCCGTGTCGGTCAAGGATTCGGACGAGGTGATGCGCTCCCCCTCGGTCATCATGCGCATCCCGAGCGCCATCCGGCTGCTGGTCAAGGCGGTGGTTCACCGCTACTACGATGCGATGCGGCCGACGCGGCAGGCGATCTTCCGGCGGGATGGCCACGTGTGCCAGTACTGTGGCACCCACGCCAATCTGACCCTCGACCATGTGGTTCCGCGGGCCAAGGGGGGCAAGGAGACATGGGAGAATCTGGTGGCCGCCTGCGTGTCGTGCAACAATCGGAAGGGCGATCGCCGCCCCGAGGAAGTGGGCATGAAACTGGCCCGTGTCCCGAAGCCCCCGCAGGCACTGGAATTGTCTCACGACCTCTGGAACAAGCTGATGGGTTGGTAG
- a CDS encoding MoxR family ATPase — protein MPSADCQPLLTHLNDTLLGKQEAVTLVLAVLLAGGHLLLEDVPGVGKTLLARTLAEAVSGDWKRVQFSPDLLPSDVTGVNMFHPGTGDFRFIRGPLFTHVLLADEINRASPRTQACLLEAMEEGRVTLDGHTHPLPRPFLVIATQNPIEHQGTFPLPEAQLDRFAATIQLGYPDADEEARLLAREASRPFHGEAGRALAEPSDLLRWQGEVREVHVEASLQRYVVEFVGRTRNHPAIRLGVSPRGSLVWQRVAQALAWLTGRDFVTPDDLKRAAIPCLAHRVLLAGASTTPERQRTLAELLRTTAVPV, from the coding sequence ATGCCCTCCGCCGATTGCCAGCCCCTGCTCACCCACCTGAACGACACCTTGCTCGGTAAGCAGGAGGCCGTCACGCTGGTGCTGGCCGTCTTGCTCGCCGGCGGGCACCTGCTGCTGGAGGACGTGCCGGGGGTGGGCAAGACCTTGCTGGCCCGCACCCTGGCGGAGGCTGTCAGCGGGGACTGGAAACGCGTGCAGTTTTCACCCGACCTGTTGCCCAGCGATGTCACCGGCGTCAACATGTTTCACCCGGGAACCGGCGACTTCCGGTTCATCCGTGGGCCGTTGTTCACGCACGTCTTGCTGGCCGACGAGATCAACCGCGCCTCGCCGCGCACGCAGGCGTGTCTGCTGGAGGCCATGGAGGAGGGTCGGGTCACCCTCGACGGCCACACCCATCCATTGCCACGCCCGTTCCTGGTCATTGCGACCCAGAATCCGATCGAGCATCAGGGCACCTTTCCCCTCCCGGAAGCCCAGCTCGACCGATTTGCGGCGACGATCCAGCTGGGCTACCCTGATGCCGATGAGGAGGCCCGCTTGCTCGCCCGAGAAGCGAGCCGTCCGTTTCATGGCGAGGCGGGACGGGCGCTGGCGGAGCCGAGCGACCTGCTGCGCTGGCAGGGGGAGGTTCGCGAGGTCCACGTGGAGGCGAGCCTTCAGCGCTATGTGGTCGAATTTGTCGGCCGCACCCGCAACCACCCGGCCATTCGCCTGGGCGTCAGCCCCCGTGGCAGCCTGGTCTGGCAGCGGGTCGCTCAGGCCCTGGCCTGGCTGACAGGCCGTGACTTCGTGACGCCGGACGATCTGAAACGCGCAGCCATCCCGTGCCTGGCCCACCGTGTGCTGCTGGCGGGTGCCTCTACAACCCCGGAACGCCAGCGTACGCTGGCGGAACTTCTCCGCACGACCGCGGTGCCGGTGTGA
- a CDS encoding phosphomevalonate kinase has product MSRLLSLRVPGKLMLAGEYAVLEPHQPGLVVAVDRYVTATVAPAAHFLLTIPAFGHDEVPFEVTPDGVRMGDPDPRLRFVGEALAVVLSVCEVPPSPFHLTLESGLDDPDGRKYGLGGSAAAVTAAVAAVAHWVALGKGAPAPLMLFKLAAIAHFRAQGSGSGADVAASCFGGWLRYTSFNPAWLAARLARGLAPSVLLAEPWPFLSIERLSPLPRDLRLCVGWTGEPASTKELVAQVAALRERDPSAYEAFLADSQHAVEHLVAGLQSANRFRALDALTRNREALRRLGEAAGVAIETPALARLAELAVSAGGAGKLSGAGGGDCGIALVFGDDECRRLETLWREAGLAPLRLGSSDAGVAVTRLVP; this is encoded by the coding sequence ATGTCTCGCCTGTTGTCGCTGAGGGTTCCTGGAAAACTGATGCTGGCCGGCGAGTATGCCGTGCTGGAGCCGCATCAACCCGGCCTGGTAGTGGCGGTCGATCGTTACGTGACGGCCACGGTCGCGCCCGCGGCGCATTTTCTGCTCACGATTCCCGCCTTCGGACATGATGAAGTGCCCTTCGAGGTGACGCCGGACGGGGTGCGGATGGGCGACCCGGATCCGCGCCTGCGCTTTGTCGGTGAGGCGCTGGCGGTGGTGTTGTCCGTCTGCGAGGTTCCGCCCTCACCGTTTCACCTCACGCTGGAGAGTGGCCTGGATGATCCGGATGGCCGCAAATATGGTCTCGGCGGCTCGGCGGCTGCCGTCACGGCAGCGGTGGCGGCGGTGGCCCATTGGGTGGCGCTCGGGAAGGGCGCGCCAGCGCCTTTGATGCTCTTCAAGTTGGCGGCGATCGCCCACTTTCGCGCGCAGGGCAGCGGCTCCGGGGCGGATGTGGCCGCCTCCTGCTTTGGCGGCTGGTTGCGCTACACCTCATTCAATCCGGCCTGGCTGGCGGCCCGCCTGGCGCGTGGACTCGCGCCCAGCGTGTTGCTCGCCGAGCCCTGGCCGTTTCTCTCGATCGAGCGACTGTCACCCTTGCCGCGCGACCTGCGCCTGTGCGTCGGCTGGACCGGGGAGCCGGCCTCCACCAAGGAACTCGTGGCCCAGGTGGCGGCGCTGCGCGAGCGCGACCCCTCAGCCTATGAGGCGTTCCTGGCAGACTCGCAGCATGCGGTCGAACACCTGGTGGCGGGCCTACAGTCGGCCAATCGCTTCCGGGCCCTCGACGCGCTGACGCGCAATCGCGAGGCCCTGCGGCGCCTGGGGGAGGCGGCCGGGGTGGCGATAGAAACCCCGGCGCTGGCGCGTCTGGCTGAACTGGCCGTCTCGGCGGGCGGGGCCGGCAAGCTGAGCGGCGCTGGCGGCGGGGATTGCGGCATTGCGCTGGTGTTCGGGGACGACGAGTGCAGGCGCCTGGAGACCCTGTGGCGTGAGGCCGGTCTGGCGCCGTTGCGACTGGGCAGCTCCGACGCGGGTGTGGCGGTCACGCGTCTGGTCCCCTGA
- a CDS encoding phospholipase D-like domain-containing protein: MSVAPLAGPLSTSARAELAGSRAECQAGLLEAVLEARSTLKLDAACLDGPEAPALLRALARKQGDGVRVQILALEGRQTQAAVEQARAAGLLVRTSPASALWTLLVADDRIALLAQGRLRLAGEAAWELGRAFNQAWLRSGGHPASLPERPPVLNSLLRSRVRLGLREQGHRSPKAVLMAALSAAEHSVDVGIEALTDGEVIACLTSAVARGVTVRVLRREAQLTGTDRLFNHQAETDAALLTAGIAVRSTQAEWLPLQGAMIDEGAVLVGLRGWRSDDFRSSAEGLIEVREGLALAQLLTQFEQAWVEAIPASLPSPARRRWARVAAIVRPALQALSQLAARDWRFPEIYVGVTPIAGRWRVLAETR, encoded by the coding sequence ATGTCAGTCGCGCCCTTGGCGGGTCCACTGAGCACGTCGGCCCGAGCCGAGCTGGCCGGCTCCCGTGCGGAATGTCAGGCGGGGCTGCTTGAAGCCGTGCTGGAGGCGCGCAGCACCCTCAAGCTGGACGCGGCGTGCCTCGATGGGCCGGAGGCGCCCGCTCTGCTGAGGGCTCTGGCGCGCAAGCAGGGCGACGGGGTCAGGGTCCAAATTTTGGCTCTAGAGGGGCGGCAGACGCAGGCCGCGGTGGAACAGGCCCGGGCGGCCGGTCTGCTGGTTCGCACCAGCCCGGCATCAGCCCTGTGGACGCTGCTGGTGGCGGACGACCGAATTGCCCTGCTCGCGCAGGGCCGCCTGCGCCTCGCGGGGGAGGCCGCCTGGGAACTCGGCCGGGCCTTCAACCAGGCCTGGCTCCGGTCGGGTGGACACCCCGCCAGCCTGCCGGAGCGCCCCCCGGTGCTGAACTCCTTGCTGCGGTCTCGCGTGCGCTTGGGCCTGCGGGAGCAGGGCCACCGCTCTCCCAAAGCCGTCTTGATGGCGGCCCTGTCCGCCGCTGAGCACAGCGTCGACGTGGGCATCGAGGCGTTGACCGATGGCGAGGTGATCGCCTGCCTCACGTCGGCCGTCGCCCGCGGCGTGACGGTGCGCGTGTTGCGCCGAGAAGCGCAGCTCACCGGGACAGACCGCCTTTTCAACCATCAGGCAGAGACTGACGCGGCGCTGCTGACGGCCGGCATCGCGGTGCGCAGCACCCAGGCCGAATGGCTCCCGCTGCAGGGCGCAATGATCGACGAAGGAGCCGTCTTGGTGGGCTTGCGCGGCTGGCGGTCGGACGATTTCCGTTCGTCGGCCGAGGGCCTGATCGAGGTGCGGGAGGGCCTGGCGCTCGCCCAGCTCCTGACCCAATTCGAGCAAGCCTGGGTGGAAGCGATTCCTGCATCGCTCCCCTCGCCCGCTCGTCGGCGCTGGGCACGGGTCGCCGCGATCGTCCGCCCCGCCCTGCAAGCGCTGTCTCAGCTGGCCGCCCGGGATTGGCGTTTCCCGGAAATTTACGTGGGGGTGACCCCCATCGCCGGTCGCTGGCGCGTGCTGGCGGAAACGCGCTGA
- a CDS encoding transglutaminaseTgpA domain-containing protein, with protein sequence MSRQSWLHRFNPAHWQRRAAFPDGIPADPLGPLAVHPANSPESSLSLRAAVLVNSLVAIGAFGLVEPDEDMLGPFAVAFAGAVVSYWRRTHRNLGLKAVLALGMLAALWLTLGNLVSGVLDPRQALAKLLLWLQLLNGFDLPRRRNLRVSMMVATVLMIVTATLSRESEFGLLLGGFALTWAWVGMASFHAETGAPPGQASAIAQAFAGILALGLLLSGPLFLAMPRKARSFEGEGLPMSIRLPLPAELDARVQAAIQQARSGRGDGARRRRGEVEDFAEELDLNGRSFPTDEIVLRVASDLPPYLRAVAYDWYDGQRWRMRDQERVTELDAGQTPLRLKRPPGQSRGPELAQTIYVERDHGNMIFAAWNPTQLYFPTPLVWRDQYDSLRSPVRLDSAMHYSVVSEPPALVTARNRATQPAAVPPALAPYLGLPRVSARVRQLAGSLTGTARGPFAVMQNLTIGLQERCTYDLEVPPPGAGQEVVDTFLFEQRRGFCQHFASALAVCGRLQGIPTRLVTGYAPGDYNALTGLWEVRGKHAHAWVEAWLPGVGWFPFDATPSDWNMATAFREPATARAQMWREGARWAALAMGPAALWLMFSWLRRAWRRPARRRDTGVTLAYRRLQRQVARLGGPAPEADLGPREWLVRVQACAHLEPARAAIDDFLAQYERARFGAPEGTVAWQDAYREAQQAMRACRSRTRPH encoded by the coding sequence ATGAGTCGTCAGAGCTGGCTTCATCGCTTCAACCCCGCCCACTGGCAGCGCCGTGCGGCCTTCCCCGATGGCATCCCGGCCGACCCCCTGGGACCGCTGGCCGTACACCCTGCGAATTCACCGGAAAGTAGCCTCTCGCTGCGCGCGGCCGTCCTGGTCAACAGCCTCGTGGCGATCGGCGCGTTCGGCCTGGTCGAACCGGACGAGGACATGCTGGGCCCTTTCGCGGTGGCCTTCGCGGGGGCCGTGGTCAGCTACTGGCGCCGCACCCACCGCAATCTGGGACTGAAGGCAGTGCTGGCCCTCGGCATGCTCGCAGCCCTGTGGCTGACGCTCGGAAACCTGGTCAGTGGGGTGCTCGATCCTCGCCAGGCCCTGGCCAAACTGCTGCTCTGGTTGCAACTGCTGAACGGCTTCGACCTGCCGCGTCGACGCAACCTGCGCGTGTCGATGATGGTGGCCACGGTCCTGATGATCGTCACCGCGACGCTCAGCCGGGAAAGCGAGTTCGGCCTGCTGCTGGGCGGGTTTGCGCTCACGTGGGCCTGGGTTGGAATGGCGTCCTTTCACGCCGAGACCGGTGCCCCGCCGGGCCAGGCCAGCGCCATCGCGCAGGCCTTTGCGGGAATTCTCGCCCTCGGCTTGCTGTTGAGTGGCCCCCTCTTTCTGGCCATGCCCCGCAAGGCCCGCAGCTTCGAGGGAGAGGGCCTGCCGATGTCGATCCGACTGCCCCTTCCGGCGGAACTCGATGCCCGGGTACAGGCAGCCATCCAGCAAGCGCGCAGTGGACGCGGGGACGGCGCTCGTCGCCGGCGCGGCGAGGTCGAGGATTTCGCCGAAGAACTCGACCTCAACGGGCGGAGCTTTCCCACCGACGAGATCGTCTTGCGGGTCGCCTCGGACCTGCCGCCCTACCTGCGGGCGGTCGCCTACGACTGGTATGACGGCCAGCGCTGGCGGATGCGAGACCAGGAGCGCGTCACGGAACTGGATGCCGGCCAGACCCCGCTGCGCCTGAAGCGTCCCCCCGGGCAGAGTCGCGGACCGGAACTGGCCCAGACGATCTACGTCGAACGAGACCACGGCAACATGATCTTTGCCGCCTGGAATCCGACCCAGCTCTATTTCCCCACCCCGCTGGTCTGGCGGGACCAGTACGACAGCTTGCGCTCCCCGGTGCGCCTGGACAGCGCCATGCACTACTCGGTGGTGTCGGAACCGCCGGCACTGGTCACGGCGCGGAACCGCGCCACCCAACCAGCCGCTGTCCCGCCCGCTTTGGCCCCCTATCTGGGTCTGCCGCGCGTGTCAGCTCGGGTGCGCCAGCTGGCTGGCAGCCTGACGGGAACCGCCAGAGGCCCCTTTGCCGTGATGCAGAACCTCACCATCGGCCTGCAAGAACGCTGCACCTATGATCTGGAGGTACCGCCACCCGGCGCAGGCCAGGAGGTGGTCGATACGTTTCTGTTCGAGCAGCGGCGGGGATTCTGTCAGCACTTCGCGTCGGCCCTGGCCGTCTGTGGCCGCCTGCAAGGCATCCCGACTCGCCTGGTGACAGGCTACGCACCGGGTGATTACAACGCATTGACCGGTCTGTGGGAGGTGCGAGGCAAGCACGCCCACGCCTGGGTCGAGGCCTGGCTGCCCGGCGTGGGCTGGTTTCCCTTCGATGCCACGCCAAGCGACTGGAACATGGCCACGGCGTTCAGGGAACCCGCCACGGCCCGCGCTCAGATGTGGCGGGAGGGGGCCCGCTGGGCCGCCCTCGCCATGGGGCCGGCGGCCCTCTGGCTGATGTTCAGCTGGCTCAGGCGGGCCTGGCGTCGCCCAGCACGCCGGCGTGACACGGGCGTCACGCTGGCCTATCGGCGCCTGCAAAGACAGGTCGCTCGCCTGGGTGGGCCGGCGCCTGAGGCGGATCTGGGGCCGCGCGAATGGCTGGTGAGGGTGCAGGCCTGCGCGCATCTGGAACCGGCCCGCGCTGCGATCGACGACTTCCTGGCGCAATACGAGCGGGCCCGCTTCGGAGCGCCGGAAGGCACCGTCGCCTGGCAAGACGCGTATCGCGAGGCCCAGCAGGCCATGCGTGCCTGTCGCTCCCGGACCAGACCGCACTGA
- a CDS encoding DUF58 domain-containing protein: MTLQAWVQLGLVGAMALAAYQTQLGWLYVMSSLAGGLLLCAWALARLALWRTKLETGPLPQAEAGRPWSWAVRLQVHSPLPETPLQVLAPPPSLRWYHAFFRDALVPADAGYATLSARNSTATMRMPALPRGEYPAPPLLLQCAWPLGLVAVLRLFRAHDTLLVVPRTPFLPQWPTALQGMGQEEESARGRATEGDLLRGVRPYRSGDPLRRIHWRTTARTGQLHTKETEQALTAACCLWLDLASEHHTPATLEHMLEVAAGLLAAAERSGQSVSLASQAGAVQGQSAWRTLGKAQLVTTSVTDGPAGAIALSPRPLPGWRDWATALIVCPPEAPDGPLDGSLVCPVGADIAAVLATGWRA; the protein is encoded by the coding sequence GTGACGCTGCAGGCGTGGGTGCAGTTGGGTCTGGTCGGGGCCATGGCCCTGGCCGCCTACCAGACCCAGCTGGGCTGGCTCTACGTGATGAGCAGCCTCGCCGGAGGCCTGCTGCTGTGCGCGTGGGCCCTGGCGCGTCTGGCACTCTGGCGTACCAAGCTGGAGACAGGGCCACTGCCACAAGCGGAGGCGGGGCGGCCCTGGTCTTGGGCGGTCCGCCTCCAGGTCCATTCTCCCCTGCCCGAGACCCCCTTGCAGGTGCTGGCGCCTCCCCCCTCGCTGCGCTGGTACCACGCCTTTTTCCGAGACGCCCTGGTTCCCGCCGACGCGGGCTACGCCACCCTGTCCGCCCGGAATTCCACGGCCACGATGCGCATGCCTGCCCTGCCACGGGGGGAGTATCCAGCCCCGCCCCTGCTGCTGCAATGCGCCTGGCCGCTCGGACTGGTGGCGGTGCTGCGCCTGTTCCGTGCCCACGACACCCTGCTGGTCGTTCCCCGCACGCCCTTCTTGCCCCAATGGCCCACCGCACTTCAGGGAATGGGCCAGGAGGAGGAGAGCGCCCGCGGCAGGGCCACGGAAGGGGACTTGCTGAGGGGGGTTCGGCCGTACCGCTCGGGAGACCCCCTTCGTCGGATTCACTGGCGCACCACGGCCCGCACGGGCCAGCTCCACACCAAGGAGACGGAACAGGCGCTGACGGCGGCCTGTTGCCTCTGGCTGGACCTGGCCAGCGAGCACCACACCCCGGCCACGCTGGAGCATATGCTGGAAGTGGCTGCAGGGTTGCTCGCCGCCGCGGAGCGGAGCGGACAGTCCGTCTCGCTGGCCAGTCAGGCAGGTGCCGTGCAGGGTCAGTCGGCCTGGCGCACCCTGGGCAAGGCCCAGCTGGTCACAACCAGCGTCACCGATGGCCCTGCGGGGGCGATCGCCCTGTCTCCGCGGCCGCTGCCCGGTTGGCGCGATTGGGCCACGGCCCTGATTGTTTGCCCGCCGGAGGCGCCCGACGGCCCTCTGGATGGGAGCCTGGTCTGCCCGGTCGGGGCGGACATCGCGGCCGTGCTGGCGACAGGCTGGCGCGCATGA